From the genome of Bombyx mori chromosome 16, ASM3026992v2, one region includes:
- the LOC101737070 gene encoding transmembrane emp24 domain-containing protein 2, giving the protein MKYLRISQWLVVTLLNLVSNAYSYTVTVDAHAEECFYENVEADTKLGLSFEIAEGGFLDIDVIILGPDGNVIHKAERESSGIYTFSAPTAGKYTYCFSNKMSSMTPKVVMFNLEIGEPQTKSGNENEADHNKLEDMIKELATTLRTIKHDQEYMQVRDRIHRSINESTNSRVVMWSIFEASVLLVMTIGQVYYLKRFFEVQRVV; this is encoded by the exons atgaagtaCTTAAGAATATCACAATGGCTGGTAGTAACTTTGTTAAACCTAGTTAGCAATGCGTACAGCTACACAGTCACAGTTGATGCACATGCCGAAGAGTGCTTTTACGAAAATGTAGAAGCCGATACCAAATTGG GATTATCGTTTGAAATAGCAGAAGGTGGTTTCTTAGATATTGATGTAATAATACTAGGCCCTGATGGCAACGTCATTCATAAAGCAGAGAGGGAGTCATCTggtatttatacattttctgcTCCAACTGCAGGGAAGTATACTTATTGCTTCAGTAATAAAATGTCATCCATGACACCCAAG gTGGTAATGTTCAATCTTGAAATCGGAGAACCACAAACTAAATCTGGTAATGAAAATGAAGCTGACCATAATAAACTTGAGGACATGATCAAAGAACTTGCTACTACATTAAGAACTATCAAACACGATCAAGAGTATATGCAG GTGCGTGATCGTATCCATCGTtcaataaatgaaagtacaaatTCACGTGTGGTGATGTGGTCTATATTTGAGGCTTCAGTACTGCTTGTCATGACTATCGGACAAGTCTACTATCTCAAGAGGTTTTTTGAAGTGCAGCGTGTTGTGTAA
- the LOC101737361 gene encoding gephyrin: MIKAVAVITVSDTCFKDNSKDESGPALCHLVKKLFPDSNLHTIIVPDEREMIERELKYFCDSNLDLILTTGGTGLSPRDVTPEATKVVIHKEIPSISVALTLESLKKTPMAMLSRSVAGLRDKTLIVNLPGSKKAVLECFEVIKPILPHAIALVRNELSEVRTIHDSLQFSHLCPHRSNVDITKIALRPRASPYSMIEMAEACKIVDSVMGQWNEMLEIVPLDQALGRVVAQPLRAKEPMPPFPASVKDGYACLSTDGVGPRKVNAAITAGDAPTTPLCMGECVRINTGAALPAGADCVVQVEDTKLLLASDDGVTELEIEILIAPEPGQDVRPVGFDIAMGATLVDKGESIDAAKIGVLAGAGYQSVTVRVGPTVALMSTGNELQEPSELKLRPAHIRDSNRAMLSALLKEHGYQSIDCGICRDSPEELVAGISAALTKADVLVCTGGVSMGEKDLLKPVLLNDFGATLHYGRVRMKPGKPSTFATCQFEGKTKFIFALPGNPVSAYVCCLLFVIRGLRVCSGKRGSWPRLRAKLAHGVALDPRPEYARADIDVSQDDDMPTVKLLGNQCSSRLLSACGASVLVELPAASPAHPRLPAGAIVPALVTGTLHNSAV; the protein is encoded by the exons ATGATAAAAGCAGTAGCAGTCATCACTGTGAGTGACACCTGTTTCAAAGATAATTCTAAAGATGAATCTGGTCCAGCACTTTGCCatttagttaaaaaattatttcctGACTCCAATTTACACACAATAATAGTACCTGATGAACGAGAAATGATTGAAAGGGaactgaaatatttttgtgataGTAATCTAGACTTAATTCTAACAACAGGAGGAACAGGTCTAAGCCCAAGGGATGTCACTCCAGAGGCTACAAAAGTTGTTATACACAAAGAAATTCCCAGTATATCTGTAGCCTTAACTCTGGAGAGCTTAAAAAAAACTCCTATGGCTATGCTTTCAAGATCTGTAGCAGGATTGCGTGATAAAACTTTAATCGTAAATTTACCAGGAAGCAAAAAAGCTGTCTTGGAATGCTTTGAAGTCATCAAACCAATTCTGCCTCATGCAATAGCATTAGTACGGAATGAATTGTCAGAAGTTAGAACAATACATGATTCATTGCAATTTAGTCATTTGTGTCCACATAGGAGCAACGTAGATATTACAAAGATAGCACTAAGACCAAGAGCATCCCCATATTCAATGATTGAAATGGCTGAAGCCTGTAAGATTGTAGATTCAGTAATGGGACAGTGGAATGAAATGTTAGAGATTGTACCTTTAGATCAAGCACTTGGTAGGGTAGTTGCTCAACCTCTGCGTGCAAAAGAGCCAATGCCGCCATTTCCAGCTTCCGTTAAAGATG GGTATGCGTGTCTGAGTACGGACGGTGTTGGGCCTAGAAAAGTGAATGCTGCTATTACAGCGGGTGATGCTCCGACTACACCGCTTTGTATGGGCGAGTGTGTGCGCATCAATACCGGCGCTGCATTACCTGCTGGTGCCGATTGCGTTGTACAA GTTGAGGATACAAAATTGCTATTAGCGTCTGACGATGGCGTGACTGAGTTGGAAATCGAGATACTGATCGCACCTGAGCCAGGTCAAGATGTTAGACCTGTTGGTTTTGATATAGCAATGGGGGCCACGCTTGTAGACAAAG GTGAATCTATAGATGCAGCTAAAATAGGAGTTTTAGCAGGAGCTGGTTACCAGTCGGTCACTGTTCGCGTCGGTCCCACG GTGGCGCTGATGTCAACTGGAAACGAATTACAAGAACCGTCCGAATTGAAACTCAGGCCAGCACACATTCGGGACTCCAATAGAGCGATGCTGAGCGCCTTGTTGAA AGAGCACGGGTACCAGAGTATAGATTGCGGTATTTGTCGTGACTCTCCCGAAGAGCTAGTGGCCGGTATATCGGCCGCCCTGACCAAGGCCGACGTGTTGGTCTGCACCGGAGGCGTGTCGATGGGCGAGAAAGATTTACTGAAGCCAGTATTATTAAAC GATTTCGGTGCAACACTTCACTATGGACGCGTTCGCATGAAGCCCGGCAAGCCGTCGACTTTTGCAACATGCCAGTTTGaaggaaaaactaaatttatttttgcattGCCTG GTAATCCAGTTTCTGCCTACGTTTGCTGTTTGCTGTTCGTGATCCGAGGTCTGCGCGTGTGCAGCGGCAAGAGGGGCTCGTGGCCCAGACTCCGCGCCAAGCTCGCGCACGGCGTCGCGCTCGACCCCCGCCCGGAGTACGCGCGGGCCGACATCGACGTGTCCCAGGACGACGACATGCCCACTGTGAAGTTGTTGGGCAACcag TGCAGTAGTCGTCTGTTGAGCGCGTGCGGTGCGAGCGTGCTGGTGGAGTTGCCGGCCGCCTCCCCCGCGCACCCCCGGCTGCCGGCCGGCGCCATCGTGCCCGCGCTCGTCACCGGGACGCTACACAACAGCGCAGTCTAA